The following are encoded together in the Saliniramus fredricksonii genome:
- the lpdA gene encoding dihydrolipoyl dehydrogenase — protein sequence MTYDLVIIGTGPGGYVCAIRAAQLGMKTAVIEKRAAHGGTCLNVGCIPSKALLHASHLFEEAGTHFKTLGIDVGKPKLDLKAMLAHKDDAIEGNTKGIEFLLKKNKIDAFHGTGKILAAGKVSVTGEDGKVQEIETKNIVIATGSDVVSLPGIEIDEKRIVSSTGALDLAEVPKKMVVIGGGVIGLEMGSVWRRLGAEVTVVEFLDRILAGMDGDVAKQFQRMLQKQGMAFKLGSKVTSAEASDKGVKLTVEPAKGGDAETIEADIVLVAVGRKPYTEGLGLEEAGVTLDERGRVAIDAHYATNVAGIYAIGDVVTGPMLAHKAEDEGVALAELIAGKAGHVNYGIIPNVVYTYPEVASIGKTEEELKEAGTAYNVGKFPFTANGRAKANLQTDGFVKILADKETDRVLGAHIVGPEAGDLIHEIAVGMEFGASSEDIARTCHAHPTLSEAVREAALAADKRALHM from the coding sequence ATGACCTACGATCTCGTCATCATCGGTACCGGCCCCGGCGGCTATGTCTGCGCCATCCGCGCGGCACAGCTGGGCATGAAGACCGCCGTCATCGAAAAGCGGGCGGCCCATGGCGGCACCTGCCTGAATGTCGGCTGCATCCCCTCCAAGGCGCTCCTGCACGCCTCGCACCTGTTCGAGGAGGCGGGGACGCATTTCAAGACACTCGGTATCGATGTCGGCAAGCCGAAGCTCGATCTCAAGGCGATGCTCGCCCACAAGGACGATGCGATCGAGGGCAACACCAAGGGCATCGAGTTCCTGCTCAAGAAGAACAAGATCGACGCCTTCCACGGCACCGGCAAGATCCTCGCCGCCGGCAAGGTCTCGGTGACGGGCGAGGATGGCAAGGTCCAGGAGATCGAGACGAAGAACATCGTCATCGCCACCGGTTCCGACGTCGTCAGCCTGCCCGGGATCGAGATCGACGAGAAGCGTATCGTCTCCTCCACCGGAGCGCTCGATCTGGCGGAAGTGCCCAAAAAGATGGTGGTGATCGGCGGCGGTGTGATCGGTCTCGAAATGGGTTCGGTCTGGCGCCGGCTGGGCGCCGAGGTCACGGTGGTGGAATTCCTCGACCGCATCCTCGCCGGCATGGACGGCGATGTCGCCAAGCAGTTCCAGCGCATGCTGCAGAAGCAGGGCATGGCCTTCAAGCTCGGCTCCAAGGTCACCAGCGCCGAGGCCTCCGACAAGGGCGTCAAGCTCACCGTCGAGCCCGCCAAGGGTGGCGATGCGGAGACGATCGAGGCGGATATCGTCCTCGTTGCCGTGGGCCGCAAGCCCTATACGGAAGGACTCGGCCTCGAAGAGGCGGGCGTGACGCTGGATGAGCGCGGGCGTGTCGCCATCGACGCGCATTACGCCACCAACGTCGCCGGCATCTACGCCATCGGCGACGTCGTCACCGGTCCGATGCTGGCGCACAAGGCGGAGGATGAGGGCGTGGCCCTGGCCGAGCTCATCGCCGGCAAGGCGGGACATGTGAATTACGGCATCATCCCGAACGTGGTCTACACCTATCCGGAGGTCGCTTCGATCGGCAAGACCGAGGAAGAGCTCAAGGAAGCGGGCACGGCCTATAACGTCGGCAAGTTCCCCTTCACGGCCAATGGCCGCGCCAAGGCCAATCTGCAGACGGACGGGTTCGTCAAGATCCTCGCTGACAAGGAGACCGACCGCGTGCTCGGCGCCCATATCGTGGGGCCGGAAGCAGGCGATCTGATCCATGAAATCGCCGTCGGCATGGAGTTCGGCGCCTCCTCCGAGGATATCGCGCGCACCTGCCATGCCCACCCGACTCTATCCGAAGCGGTTAGGGAGGCGGCTCTCGCAGCTGACAAACGCGCATTGCATATGTGA
- a CDS encoding response regulator, which translates to MTTGSESASDAGAGAGAGAPLHVMVAEPDAQQRADVADAVRAAVGPVRISEVGDGEAAVKAMTGARPDILFINVKMPGISGAEAVVIARQESVQPLTVLMSDRVLSRWVALSNELGAYEFLKKPYDETHIAGLMQAVMRMRKPTRALLVEGSETTRALMRKLMRQSRFDLDIEETDSGVHAVKLMRATAYDVALIDLNLGGMDGLETACQVKDVAPRTALVLISAPGSEKIETASRHFGFTTFLQKPFYAHHIEDMLHEVFNLRRPYLLNATGRVHARSLRLEEERRARRR; encoded by the coding sequence GTGACGACCGGCAGTGAATCAGCCAGTGACGCAGGTGCAGGCGCAGGCGCAGGCGCGCCGCTGCATGTCATGGTCGCCGAGCCCGACGCGCAGCAGCGCGCTGATGTTGCCGATGCGGTGCGCGCTGCCGTCGGTCCGGTGCGGATTTCCGAGGTCGGTGACGGGGAAGCGGCCGTCAAGGCGATGACGGGCGCGCGCCCGGATATACTCTTCATCAACGTCAAGATGCCTGGTATCAGCGGCGCCGAGGCCGTCGTCATCGCGCGGCAGGAGAGTGTCCAGCCGCTGACAGTGCTGATGTCGGACAGGGTGCTCAGCCGCTGGGTCGCACTTTCCAACGAACTGGGCGCCTATGAATTTCTGAAGAAACCCTACGATGAAACCCATATTGCGGGCTTGATGCAGGCCGTGATGCGTATGCGCAAGCCGACCCGGGCATTGCTCGTCGAGGGTTCCGAGACGACGCGGGCCCTGATGCGCAAGCTGATGCGTCAGTCGCGTTTCGATCTGGATATCGAGGAAACCGATTCCGGCGTGCATGCCGTCAAGCTGATGCGCGCAACGGCCTACGACGTCGCCCTGATTGATCTGAACCTGGGTGGGATGGACGGGCTGGAGACGGCCTGTCAGGTCAAGGATGTCGCGCCCCGGACCGCTCTGGTCCTGATTTCCGCGCCGGGTTCGGAGAAGATCGAAACGGCCTCGCGGCATTTCGGTTTCACGACATTTCTGCAGAAGCCTTTCTACGCACATCATATCGAAGACATGCTGCATGAGGTTTTCAACCTGCGCCGGCCCTATCTCCTGAATGCGACCGGGCGGGTGCATGCGCGCAGCCTGCGCCTGGAGGAGGAGCGGCGCGCCCGCAGGCGCTGA
- the rpsD gene encoding 30S ribosomal protein S4 produces the protein MSKRIQAKYKIDRRMGENIWGRPKSPVNRREYGPGQHGQRRKGKLSDFGTQLRAKQKLKGYYGNITEKQFRRYYAEAIRMRGDSGENLIGLLERRLDAVVYRAKFAPTPFAARQFVNHGHITVNGRRTNIPSFLVKPGDVVEVKDSSKQLVIVLESVQLAERDVPDYIDADHSKMKASYTRIPTLSEVPYAVQMEPNLVIEFYSR, from the coding sequence ATGTCGAAGCGCATTCAGGCGAAGTATAAAATCGATCGCCGCATGGGCGAGAATATCTGGGGCCGCCCCAAGAGCCCCGTCAACCGCCGCGAATACGGCCCCGGCCAGCACGGCCAGCGCCGCAAGGGCAAGCTCTCCGACTTCGGCACGCAGCTGCGCGCCAAGCAGAAGCTCAAGGGCTATTACGGCAACATCACCGAGAAGCAGTTCCGCCGCTATTACGCCGAAGCGATCCGCATGCGGGGCGATTCCGGTGAGAACCTGATTGGTCTGCTCGAGCGCCGTCTTGATGCGGTGGTTTACCGCGCGAAATTCGCGCCGACCCCCTTCGCCGCGCGCCAGTTCGTCAATCACGGCCACATCACCGTGAACGGACGGCGCACCAACATCCCGAGCTTCCTGGTGAAACCCGGTGACGTCGTCGAGGTGAAGGACAGCTCCAAGCAGCTCGTGATCGTGCTGGAATCGGTGCAGCTCGCCGAGCGCGACGTACCTGATTACATCGATGCGGATCATTCCAAGATGAAGGCGTCCTATACCCGCATCCCGACCCTGTCGGAGGTGCCCTACGCCGTTCAGATGGAACCCAATCTCGTGATCGAGTTCTATTCGCGCTGA
- a CDS encoding glutathione S-transferase family protein has protein sequence MMILRTSPPSPFGRKVKIAASVLGLSDRLKVEGADTADPGDSLRKQNPLGKIPVLIEDDGTTWYDSRVIVEYLDHLAGGGKLLPQGAARLPVLRLQALADGLVDANILILYEGRWRDPAHHEAKWLEYQQGKVARALDALAEQASEFTGKVDAGTISVACALGHMDLRFEGAYRKSHPALDGFMNRFAADVPAFEATKVTA, from the coding sequence ATCATGATTTTGCGCACGTCGCCGCCGTCACCTTTCGGTCGCAAGGTTAAGATCGCCGCATCGGTCCTCGGTCTGTCGGACCGGCTCAAAGTGGAAGGCGCCGACACCGCCGATCCGGGCGACAGCCTGCGCAAGCAGAACCCGCTCGGCAAGATCCCGGTCCTGATCGAGGATGACGGCACCACCTGGTACGATTCGCGTGTCATCGTCGAATATCTCGACCATCTCGCCGGTGGCGGGAAGCTGCTCCCGCAGGGCGCTGCGCGTTTGCCGGTGCTGCGCCTGCAGGCGCTGGCTGACGGGCTCGTGGATGCCAATATCCTCATCCTTTATGAGGGGCGCTGGCGCGATCCTGCTCACCACGAGGCCAAATGGCTGGAATACCAGCAGGGCAAGGTTGCGCGCGCACTCGATGCGCTGGCAGAGCAGGCCTCCGAATTTACCGGCAAGGTCGATGCCGGCACCATCTCGGTGGCCTGTGCGCTTGGCCACATGGATCTGCGTTTCGAGGGTGCCTATCGCAAGAGTCATCCCGCGCTCGACGGCTTCATGAATCGCTTCGCCGCCGATGTGCCCGCTTTTGAAGCGACCAAAGTCACCGCCTGA
- a CDS encoding HesA/MoeB/ThiF family protein: MTLSSDEIARYARHLVLSDIGGPGQAKIKAARVLVIGAGGLGAPLLQYLAAAGVGHLGIADDDTVDLSNLQRQIIHGTPDIGRAKVDSAADAIARLNPHVMVQALRLRITPENARDLIADYDIVAEGSDNFETRYAVSDACFHTRKPLVTAALGQFDGSLTVLRPYERDAEGQLNPTYRCLFPDPPPPGAVPTCAQAGILGALAGVMGSLMAMQVLREITGFGEDMVGRLLMLDARSMRFDMMRYRRDPANPLNGDHAATR; encoded by the coding sequence ATGACGCTTTCATCCGACGAAATCGCCCGCTATGCCCGCCATCTCGTGCTCTCCGATATCGGGGGACCTGGTCAGGCGAAGATCAAGGCCGCACGGGTACTCGTGATCGGCGCCGGCGGGCTCGGCGCGCCGCTCCTGCAATATCTCGCAGCGGCGGGGGTGGGGCATCTCGGCATCGCCGATGACGATACGGTCGATCTCTCCAATCTCCAGCGCCAGATCATCCACGGCACCCCGGATATTGGTCGCGCGAAGGTGGATTCCGCCGCAGATGCCATCGCCCGGCTGAATCCCCATGTGATGGTCCAAGCGCTCCGCTTGCGCATCACGCCGGAGAATGCGCGCGATCTGATCGCGGATTACGATATCGTGGCGGAGGGCTCGGATAATTTCGAGACGCGTTACGCTGTCTCGGATGCCTGCTTTCACACCCGCAAACCGCTGGTCACGGCGGCGCTCGGCCAGTTCGATGGCTCGCTGACAGTGCTGCGCCCCTATGAGCGAGATGCCGAAGGGCAGCTGAATCCGACCTATCGCTGCCTCTTCCCCGACCCGCCTCCGCCCGGCGCGGTTCCCACCTGCGCGCAGGCGGGGATACTGGGCGCGCTCGCCGGCGTGATGGGATCGCTGATGGCGATGCAGGTTCTGCGCGAGATCACCGGCTTCGGCGAGGATATGGTCGGGCGGCTGCTGATGCTGGATGCGCGTTCCATGCGTTTCGACATGATGCGCTACCGCCGGGATCCGGCCAACCCGCTTAATGGCGATCACGCCGCGACACGGTGA
- the rsmD gene encoding 16S rRNA (guanine(966)-N(2))-methyltransferase RsmD — protein sequence MRIVGGRLSGRAIVGPKGGPGKGAGKPGPIRPTSDRLREAIFNILAHGHDDACAGARVIDLFAGTGALGLEALSRGAAFALFVDDGAQARGLIRENVEALGLGGVTRLFRRDATRLGAADKFTPADLVFCDPPYGRDLAPRALKACAQGGWMRPGALVVVEESSEATDLLPEGFTLLEARDYGETRVSFARFGA from the coding sequence ATGCGTATCGTGGGCGGGCGTCTCAGCGGGCGTGCGATCGTCGGGCCGAAGGGCGGGCCGGGCAAGGGGGCGGGAAAGCCCGGTCCGATCCGCCCGACATCCGATCGCCTGCGCGAGGCGATCTTCAACATCCTCGCGCATGGCCATGACGATGCCTGCGCGGGTGCACGTGTGATCGATCTCTTCGCCGGGACCGGAGCGCTTGGTCTCGAAGCGCTTTCGCGCGGCGCGGCGTTCGCACTCTTCGTCGATGACGGCGCCCAGGCACGCGGGCTGATTCGCGAGAATGTCGAGGCGCTCGGGCTCGGTGGCGTCACCCGCCTGTTCCGGCGCGATGCGACGCGGCTCGGTGCCGCCGACAAGTTCACCCCCGCCGATCTCGTCTTCTGCGATCCCCCCTATGGCCGCGATCTCGCGCCGCGCGCGCTCAAAGCCTGCGCCCAGGGCGGCTGGATGCGACCGGGCGCGCTCGTCGTGGTGGAGGAGAGCAGCGAGGCCACCGATCTGCTGCCGGAGGGTTTCACCCTGCTCGAAGCCCGCGATTACGGCGAGACACGGGTCAGTTTCGCACGGTTCGGCGCCTGA